The window ACTTTTCCATTCGAAAGTCGTTCCGCCGTGGCTTTCTTTCGAACAATACCATCAAATACTGCAGACTTCTCGTTCAAATCTTCCTTTGCTTCATCCTTCGTCTTATCTCTGTCGGTAATTATCACCGGATTTCTACACTCGATTGGATCTTCGATCAAGTCGTATTCCTTAGGAACGTCAGCCGTTAGAGGAACAATTGGCAATATGAAACGCAATGGTCGGCCACGAAACAACTTCGCGTAGTCAGGGTTTGAATGCATGTCCTGAAAGATTTATAGAGTGTACAATCAAGTCGGAATAGTGGATGAAACAAAAGTTTAGAAAGTCTCACTTAAACTAATCTAGTTAGATATAGCTAGAAAGGTTCTCAtgtcacgtgaaaaaaatttgaaaagttgacTTTTACACACTGAGACCCAATTATGTCTTTCTCCAGAGAAATAAGGTTattctgtgaatttttaacaagAAATCCACATTTTTCGTCTAATTCTGACTAACTGTAGTTCATTTTATTcgatcgatgaattttttgatatcataGAAAAATGTTAGAATATCTCGAGAAGGGATTTAGTCGATTGATTTGGTTTTATTCAACTTGGAGCTGATTAGGTTTTGAGCAAATACGGTTCATCCATTCTCGAGTAGTTTACGATGATTAAAAAAGCTCTTGTTCTGAGATAGTAAACATCAGGAATGGCGGGAAATTTCAGAACTGGGCATTTCGGGCCACCAATACTAAGCACCGTCATAAGTTAAGCAAATGACAATTTCCGGTCCCGAAAGTCCCACCGTAGGTTTTGTGTTCGTCGAACACTGTGCCAAGGCTCTGCGTGAAGTACCTTCATAACGTCGATGTACATGCAGTCGAGCATTTTTGCATCTTTGTAACAGCAAACATCCAAAACAACATATTTTCCGTCACTGGTTTCGAACTGATTGATTATGTGAAGGAAGAAGAACGGCTCCGCTACGAAAGTTCTCTCGATCAGACCAGTTTTCCGGGAGATCAGGTGTATCAGAgtctgaaaatgagaaaaatttcccaGGGATATTAGTTAGAAGAAATTGCAATGACGGTTACACACCTTTTCGTTTTCGTACCACTTGAGGCAACTGCATAAACGATCATTCGTAAACTGACTCACTGCCATGGTCAGCAATGCGACGGACAGTGGCTGTTCGATGATTATAAAGTAATTGTCGGTTATTCCAAACGTGTGCATGTACGACGGATTCAACGTCCATCTCGAGTGGACGGTCGCAACAATGGTGGCCTGATCGAACATCGACAGTTTCTTCTCGTTCCCCGTTTTGTCTGGTTGGAGcagaagaaaagagaattCATTCGCTGAGAGTAACTATGCGGAAAATTGACCGGTATTATGGTCCCAAAAGGGTGCAAAGCCCACTCAAATGCTTTCATAAATGTATTTGGAATACAAAAAGCGAAATGCTTTTAAATAATGTCATTGAAGCCAATGGAAAAATGGAAttgttttcttcaattccattcaaaatgaaaaatgtgaaatacgGTCATTTGAAATGAGGCAAAAACGTAAAATAACATAAATACTGCAAGTATTTCGATTCATCCTAACAGTTGAGATATGCCTTTGTCGACtgtcattttattttgtacacgCATTAGTTTTTCTTGACAAGTTCTTCACGTTAAGTTCGGTTGTTGATGTGCCTCGTGTTAGGCAAAAGGTTAGAATATTATCGTTCTACGAAATGTAATTGTCGCTATTACGCCTCTGGAAAGAGGGGCTAATGTAGGCCTACACGCTTTATCCGCACGCCCAATTAAGTCAGCATGTTTGTAAAATCGCTGCTTAATCCGAGCGAAAGGACCGTCGCATTGTTAAAAACCCTCTTAAAAATCGCAGAATCGTATTTTGCCTGCGAAAATACGCACGTCCCAAATGAAAGCATTTCCGATATTATCCAGCCCAGCAATAAACACCCACCGACAGTGATGCGGTTTGGTGGAAAGCAAATCACACTGTAGGCAGGTCCTCGTGCCGTGATGCTCATCCCGAGGTTATACACGGTCCCATCGGTCATTACATGCGGATGCGCAGTGTGATTAACTACGCCCACGTAATTGGATATGCAAAGCTGGAAGTTGATCAGAGCGTAAGTGACACACTTCGCCGTTATTCTCTTCAGCTGCAGCAACGTTTTTTCGAGAATATAGTTTTATGGTCGGTATGGTCACCTTGCTTTTCGTTTCCAAAGTCTCCGGGTCTATCCGATGGATGAATGGCGCCTCGGTGAAGGTGTAAAATTCATCACCGAATGGGTAGACCGATATCATCGAATTGTCAGTCATCGTGTCCTCGGCGTTGAAAACAGCCGCCACTCTGTCGTTGAAACAAGATTATGAGAAATTATTCGGTACACGTTACGAGTCCATTGGTCTACAAGATAACgagcatttttatttatgatttATACCGTGAAAGATATATTAGTCAGGTACGCATTTATCTACAAGATAATCAGCAACCTCCCTACCCGCCGTGCCGTAAAGGTGGCAgtcgagtgaatttttttttttcataaaatcaaaaaatctgtGGTAaccaatataatatatatgaggTATCccatgccaactgagaggACATTTTCCCTGACCCCCGCAAATTTGcttcttaattttttatatgattccACAACCTAGAAAAAgcactcaccatttttttcagatttttcttttcaaccattcttttttaaaaaatgttacaaaccctTTTATGGTCCTAAAGaaaaacgcaattttttttattttttttacaaaaattcacataatttctgggtcccaaaacaaacattttgagCCATAGTTCAGAGTGGAGAATTgatgttttgtattttttaaatatttttttagaggaataatttttcttagtttgtatgtatacaaattgtaaaattgcttcattattttttatacgattctacAACGTAAAAAAAGctctcaccatttttttcagatttttcgtcccaaccattcttttttaaaaaatgttacaaacatAACATATGTTTTGTATACGtacaaaataagaataattattcctctaaaaaaatacaaaaaatcaattcttcaCTCTGAACTATGGCTCAAAGTGTTTGTTTTGGGACCCagaaattatgtgaatttaaaaaaaaaaaataaaaaatggctttttttttaggaccataaaagggtttgtaatattttttaaaaaggaATGGTTGgaacgaaaaatctgaaacaaatGGCGAGTGCTTTTTTTAGGTTGtaaaatcatataaaaaataatgaagcaaattggcgggggtcaggaaaaatgtcctctcagttggcatggaatacctcatatacaTATGCGCCACATATTACTTCAGTATCTCACACTGCACATTCGGCATGGACGAATGCCTGACGaacaaatgtatttttcataaCACATTTTGAAGTTGGAAGTGattaattttgatgaaattgtCAAATCTTAGAAACGACatttaatgaaagaaaatatgtgAAAGTTTCCGTTTCTCCTCGGAAATAGTGTAATATGAGTCATTTACTTGATGTGGGGTGGTTTACACTCCAGATATCCACAACAGGTAAGACTATATATTCAATTAGGAACAGTACCCAcaactttttcagattttttattcaactggttaattatttgtaaatatcgagtgtgattttgaaaagaacctttttaaaaattcgcgaaagattctgaaaaattatattttcttttcgaaacaTGCCACGACCGGTTCACTGATAggaatgttaaaaaaaaaaattgaacaccgTCAAGCTTTCTTATCAAAATTCTCGaaacttctatttttcacttatcaCATTTCTAGACCGATTCGTTTAcgaagttgataaaaaaaagttgaatgtatcaataaaaatagataaaaatcgCTCCAAAATGAAACTGGTCTAGAAATGTACCAAgtgagaaataaaagttttgagtatttttcaggaattttcacaccgtttaaacaatgttctagtttatcaaaaaaatcaattcctAAGAAACAATATAAATAGAATCGCTCCACCATGGGCTCGGTCTTGAGATATTTGTgatagaaaatacagtttttgagaatttttttttgaggatTCTAAAAAAGGTTCTTTTTACAATCACtctaaatatttgtaaataattgaccagttgaataaaaaaatttgaaaacgttgagggtactgtttcagagttgggataattgcagaaaaaattttgaaacgctAATTATAATAAGATTGTCAGACGCTGATCGgattcgcatggaattccccatacacacgtatatttGTATTGAAATAGGCACGGCGCTATTGCCACATCTATGGTAAACGAAACTATACAAAGATATGATtactgaaattaattttacagttTCTCATAGCAAACACGTcttgattatacatataagtaGTCATATGAAATGAATTCGGATCGCGAAAACTATTATTAATAAGGATTACCGTATGACCATGTCCATGTGGTATACGTATAGTCAACGTTTACCTTTTCTAGATCCAGTTGTTCAGCAGTGGTTGGCCTTACCTTTATGCCATAAAAATAAGATTAGAACGAGCAGCAGATTTATCTAAATAgatgaaaatggaaatgaGCTTGACTCACGTAACCACTACAAGATGAATAATGgggtaaatttttctcagacgATAATCTTAGGTAATATTATCTAGAAATTGTATAGTACCGTTGACGATTCTGTCATACCTTTGGAAAATTGTTCTACACGGATCCGGTACGACGCTCGTTCCAAATTCAGATAGAACTATCCTTTGGGCTGCATGATTTCTCTTGTAAGCGTCAGTCTGGACAAACCGTCTCTGATAAGTCACTTTTCCATCCTTTATCTCAAACCTAAAAGAGTGCGTTCAGTGTTCAACAATTCCTACAAATGTTACGCCCGTTTGTGGAAGACCACAAATTCGatggggtgaaaaattaaatatcggaCAAGCGAAGATCGTGATTCGTGGTTAACGGTAAGCAATATGGCGGCACGAACTAGGATGTCGGCAAATAgttttttgtcaattatttgAATAGGAAAGTACAGACAACTTGGTGCAAACTACGAAGCTTTGGTTTTTTCACACATAATCGGTATTCTACAAAAAATGTGATGTTCGGCTGCtgattgttttcaaaaaagtaggttataaaaaaagacgatTCTCCAAATTTGAGCTTAATATAAGAAAATCTGGTGgctatagaaatttttgaagtttttaataattcaattttttagttaatttcacgattttttcatggGAGCTCTATGGGACTTAAAGACTCGAATCAAACGGCATTTCCCTTTTCTCATCTTGtattttgaggaaaaaaatagttttttactCCAAAGCAAAATCCAGCTTAATTAGGACCCTTTTCATGAACTACTATTTTAGCAAAATTTCGCATAACTTTGAAACGCTGCCAAGTCAAGAATTTTCGAAGTAGACGGCCAATCGACggctcaaatttttcatctaggTATAATTTATCACTACCTAcacgaattattattcattaccaCGTTCCTTTTTATATACGGCCTCGCAAAACCAActgatttctgaaaaatcgctgttttcagatagctgtaacttttttctatcaactcgaaatcgcttgaaattttcagggaatatACTTCATTCTATTGCCAAACAACgctgaaaatttccagctAGGACTTGAAGTTGTTAACGagctgtgaattttcaaaatgttcaagtttCCCACATAATatttcgtatatatatatatatatatatatatatatatatatacatatatatatatatatgtatatatgtcaGAGAAAGACCGGACAACACTCTGGAATTACGTGTTTGGCGTATGGAACGCATTTTGAACCGCCGGTTATTAACAAGGCAAACCTTAAAACGTCAATTAACAAAACTTTAAAGGAGGattcaatatttaaatatttgatcGACACGTCAATTCAATTCCGGGCTTGTTTGTTTACTAAATCTTTGTTCCTCCTTTTGAAAACAGCCGCCCTTCGGAACACTATAAGACAACGACGAACGGCAATTTGATTATTTCGTCATCCTcgacgtatatatatttaaacgTTAATATGTAtgtcaaattttaatatatatgtatgtactgTTTGTATGTAAAACGGTGTTGTTTATGATCTCGTCCCAAAAAAACCCACGTTTCAATTATCCGAACGAGTCTCGATCCCAATTGGTTCGGATAATGGAGGTTCTACTGTGTTCTGAACTCGAAATATTTCAGCGATCATTGAACCGTGATGAAGCgagaatttttagaaactaTATTTGGctgagagagtgaaaaaaagttctcaGACACGGAATTCCGGAATGTTTACAAACTTACAAGAATATTTCGATTCACACTGGGGctatgattataatttttgcgaATAGCAAGAGAGCGATTTTGTAGTATTTTgatttctcgaaaaaattcttcattttcgGCAAAAAGCTGGCTTCGTATAAAAATCACCTGTGCAGTAGCGCTGAGCTGTCGAATAAATGGTCGAATCTGTATTCGCCAACTTTCAAACTCCCCGGTCCATTCCTCAGTAAAGTCCCTTTCAACCAGGTGGGCATAGTGCCGAAATTTTTCCCTGACATCGGTTCGATAACTTCGTGTTCACATGACCTCATCCATACCGTCGGGTCAGAATTTGGCCAGAAGAACGCGTCTTCGCGATCCAGCAACTTCGGAACGTCTTGATCCATTTTTTTCTGGAATTAGAGAAtttagtttatattttatattattgaaatatccATGAATTTCTGCTggagaaatatattaaaataattgctTTCTTCCCCAATTCTCAACAATTAGTATTTCTGTTACTTCTGGTGTTTTTTCCAAAGGTCAAACAAAGCTTTGTacaatgacaaaaaaaaaaaaaaagaaatgcaagCGCTGCACATaccggaataaattcaattgcaTTTCCGTGGACGATAATTTTGACCCAAAATAGAATTTCACGTAATCTTGTTTGTTTTCTACCTCAAAACTTGAATTGAGTAAATCTAGAAATTTAGGATGCAATGTGTTTCAGTTCATCTAACTGATTCCACGATAAAAGTGCTTGACCGAAGCTACGTTTTTAaatccaataaaaaaaaaaaatcgcaaggAAGACAACGAAAAATGGATCTTTGCGCCAACgagttaaagaaaaaaaaactttctacAGATTGGTATCAAGAATCTTTCAGAAATCTTTACGGAGCCCGAAGTTTTTCACGAATTAAACGGCGAACTGGATTCAGGAGGCATTTCAAGGTCGCCTCAGCGTTCAGATTCGTGTAATTTAAC is drawn from Neodiprion fabricii isolate iyNeoFabr1 chromosome 3, iyNeoFabr1.1, whole genome shotgun sequence and contains these coding sequences:
- the LOC124177829 gene encoding carotenoid isomerooxygenase isoform X5; protein product: MSDVCENSSSVVEDGSPPRIATFFTKKMDQDVPKLLDREDAFFWPNSDPTVWMRSCEHEVIEPMSGKNFGTMPTWLKGTLLRNGPGSLKVGEYRFDHLFDSSALLHRFEIKDGKVTYQRRFVQTDAYKRNHAAQRIVLSEFGTSVVPDPCRTIFQRVAAVFNAEDTMTDNSMISVYPFGDEFYTFTEAPFIHRIDPETLETKSKLCISNYVGVVNHTAHPHVMTDGTVYNLGMSITARGPAYSVICFPPNRITVDKTGNEKKLSMFDQATIVATVHSRWTLNPSYMHTFGITDNYFIIIEQPLSVALLTMAVSQFTNDRLCSCLKWYENEKTLIHLISRKTGLIERTFVAEPFFFLHIINQFETSDGKYVVLDVCCYKDAKMLDCMYIDVMKDMHSNPDYAKLFRGRPLRFILPIVPLTADVPKEYDLIEDPIECRNPVIITDRDKTKDEAKEDLNEKSAVFDGIVRKKATAERLSNGKVFVSPEMLCDLGCETPRIKYSLVGKEYRYFYAISSDVDMDNPGTIIKVDTVTKTTKTWCENNVFPSEPIFVPNPNGKKEDDGVIVSALIWGQDRETEVGLLVLDAETLEEIARSTFDTPGPVPKCLHGN
- the LOC124177829 gene encoding carotenoid isomerooxygenase isoform X1, coding for MSDVCENSSSVVEDGSPPRIATFFTKKMDQDVPKLLDREDAFFWPNSDPTVWMRSCEHEVIEPMSGKNFGTMPTWLKGTLLRNGPGSLKVGEYRFDHLFDSSALLHRFEIKDGKVTYQRRFVQTDAYKRNHAAQRIVLSEFGTSVVPDPCRTIFQRVAAVFNAEDTMTDNSMISVYPFGDEFYTFTEAPFIHRIDPETLETKSKLCISNYVGVVNHTAHPHVMTDGTVYNLGMSITARGPAYSVICFPPNRITVDKTGNEKKLSMFDQATIVATVHSRWTLNPSYMHTFGITDNYFIIIEQPLSVALLTMAVSQFTNDRLCSCLKWYENEKTLIHLISRKTGLIERTFVAEPFFFLHIINQFETSDGKYVVLDVCCYKDAKMLDCMYIDVMKDMHSNPDYAKLFRGRPLRFILPIVPLTADVPKEYDLIEDPIECRNPVIITDRDKTKDEAKEDLNEKSAVFDGIVRKKATAERLSNGKVFVSPEMLCDLGCETPRIKYSLVGKEYRYFYAISSDVDMDNPGTIIKVDTVTKTTKTWCENNVFPSEPIFVPNPNGKKEDDGVIVSALIWGQDRETEVGLLVLDAETLEEIARSTFDTPGPVPKCLHGTSGFRHARRPCLTLIVSMMRYLLKISITTR
- the LOC124177829 gene encoding carotenoid isomerooxygenase isoform X4 translates to MSDVCENSSSVVEDGSPPRIATFFTKKMDQDVPKLLDREDAFFWPNSDPTVWMRSCEHEVIEPMSGKNFGTMPTWLKGTLLRNGPGSLKVGEYRFDHLFDSSALLHRFEIKDGKVTYQRRFVQTDAYKRNHAAQRIVLSEFGTSVVPDPCRTIFQRVAAVFNAEDTMTDNSMISVYPFGDEFYTFTEAPFIHRIDPETLETKSKLCISNYVGVVNHTAHPHVMTDGTVYNLGMSITARGPAYSVICFPPNRITVDKTGNEKKLSMFDQATIVATVHSRWTLNPSYMHTFGITDNYFIIIEQPLSVALLTMAVSQFTNDRLCSCLKWYENEKTLIHLISRKTGLIERTFVAEPFFFLHIINQFETSDGKYVVLDVCCYKDAKMLDCMYIDVMKDMHSNPDYAKLFRGRPLRFILPIVPLTADVPKEYDLIEDPIECRNPVIITDRDKTKDEAKEDLNEKSAVFDGIVRKKATAERLSNGKVFVSPEMLCDLGCETPRIKYSLVGKEYRYFYAISSDVDMDNPGTIIKVDTVTKTTKTWCENNVFPSEPIFVPNPNGKKEDDGVIVSALIWGQDRETEVGLLVLDAETLEEIARSTFDTPGPVPKCLHVIFMGHS
- the LOC124177829 gene encoding carotenoid isomerooxygenase isoform X2, with the protein product MSDVCENSSSVVEDGSPPRIATFFTKKMDQDVPKLLDREDAFFWPNSDPTVWMRSCEHEVIEPMSGKNFGTMPTWLKGTLLRNGPGSLKVGEYRFDHLFDSSALLHRFEIKDGKVTYQRRFVQTDAYKRNHAAQRIVLSEFGTSVVPDPCRTIFQRVAAVFNAEDTMTDNSMISVYPFGDEFYTFTEAPFIHRIDPETLETKSKLCISNYVGVVNHTAHPHVMTDGTVYNLGMSITARGPAYSVICFPPNRITVDKTGNEKKLSMFDQATIVATVHSRWTLNPSYMHTFGITDNYFIIIEQPLSVALLTMAVSQFTNDRLCSCLKWYENEKTLIHLISRKTGLIERTFVAEPFFFLHIINQFETSDGKYVVLDVCCYKDAKMLDCMYIDVMKDMHSNPDYAKLFRGRPLRFILPIVPLTADVPKEYDLIEDPIECRNPVIITDRDKTKDEAKEDLNEKSAVFDGIVRKKATAERLSNGKVFVSPEMLCDLGCETPRIKYSLVGKEYRYFYAISSDVDMDNPGTIIKVDTVTKTTKTWCENNVFPSEPIFVPNPNGKKEDDGVIVSALIWGQDRETEVGLLVLDAETLEEIARSTFDTPGPVPKCLHDRIVVTRTI
- the LOC124177829 gene encoding carotenoid isomerooxygenase isoform X3 produces the protein MSDVCENSSSVVEDGSPPRIATFFTKKMDQDVPKLLDREDAFFWPNSDPTVWMRSCEHEVIEPMSGKNFGTMPTWLKGTLLRNGPGSLKVGEYRFDHLFDSSALLHRFEIKDGKVTYQRRFVQTDAYKRNHAAQRIVLSEFGTSVVPDPCRTIFQRVAAVFNAEDTMTDNSMISVYPFGDEFYTFTEAPFIHRIDPETLETKSKLCISNYVGVVNHTAHPHVMTDGTVYNLGMSITARGPAYSVICFPPNRITVDKTGNEKKLSMFDQATIVATVHSRWTLNPSYMHTFGITDNYFIIIEQPLSVALLTMAVSQFTNDRLCSCLKWYENEKTLIHLISRKTGLIERTFVAEPFFFLHIINQFETSDGKYVVLDVCCYKDAKMLDCMYIDVMKDMHSNPDYAKLFRGRPLRFILPIVPLTADVPKEYDLIEDPIECRNPVIITDRDKTKDEAKEDLNEKSAVFDGIVRKKATAERLSNGKVFVSPEMLCDLGCETPRIKYSLVGKEYRYFYAISSDVDMDNPGTIIKVDTVTKTTKTWCENNVFPSEPIFVPNPNGKKEDDGVIVSALIWGQDRETEVGLLVLDAETLEEIARSTFDTPGPVPKCLHGWFDLKI